Proteins encoded within one genomic window of Companilactobacillus zhachilii:
- the rapZ gene encoding RNase adapter RapZ gives MAEDMLSLVIVTGMSGAGKTVAMQSFEDLGYFCIDNMPPNLLPKFWELVHESGKIKKVALVVDIRSRAFYDEIFSMLSKVDEDEQEKHQKVDMKILFLNASDEELVSRYKETRRSHPLAMEGRLLDGIQKERELLSEIKGRASVEIDTTDLTPRQLREEIFDNFQENSVVPTFHIEVMSFGFKYGLPIDADIVMDVRFLRNPFYIKELKTQTGIDKPVYDYVMDDAQTQNFYNKFYDLMKDIIPGYEKEGKTSLTIAIGCTGGQHRSVAIAQRLGTDLKDKYYVDITHRDMEKSQKKVIEHGNK, from the coding sequence ATGGCAGAAGATATGCTTAGTTTAGTCATCGTTACTGGTATGAGTGGCGCTGGTAAGACTGTTGCAATGCAATCCTTTGAAGATTTAGGATATTTTTGTATTGATAACATGCCACCTAACTTGCTTCCAAAGTTCTGGGAGTTGGTTCATGAGTCTGGCAAAATTAAAAAGGTGGCGTTGGTTGTAGATATTAGATCACGCGCCTTTTATGATGAAATTTTCTCTATGCTTTCAAAGGTAGATGAAGATGAACAAGAAAAACATCAAAAAGTTGATATGAAGATTCTCTTTTTGAATGCTTCTGATGAAGAACTAGTTTCTCGTTACAAAGAAACTCGTCGTAGTCATCCTTTGGCCATGGAAGGTCGTTTGCTTGATGGTATTCAAAAGGAAAGAGAGCTCTTATCTGAGATCAAGGGCCGGGCTTCAGTTGAAATAGATACAACTGATTTAACGCCACGTCAGCTTCGTGAAGAAATTTTTGATAATTTCCAAGAGAACTCTGTCGTTCCAACTTTCCATATTGAAGTTATGTCCTTTGGTTTTAAATATGGACTACCAATTGATGCGGATATTGTAATGGATGTTCGTTTCTTGAGAAATCCTTTTTATATCAAAGAATTAAAGACGCAAACAGGTATTGATAAACCAGTTTACGATTATGTGATGGATGATGCACAAACGCAAAACTTTTATAATAAATTTTATGATTTGATGAAAGATATTATTCCCGGTTATGAAAAAGAAGGGAAAACTAGTTTAACGATTGCAATTGGTTGTACAGGTGGACAACACCGCTCTGTAGCTATCGCCCAACGACTTGGTACTGATTTGAAAGATAAGTACTATGTTGATATTACTCATCGTGACATGGAAAAATCGCAAAAGAAGGTAATTGAACATGGCAACAAATAG
- a CDS encoding gluconeogenesis factor YvcK family protein, translating to MATNRIVRVVKGRRPRVVVIGGGTGLPVVLNSLRNMDANITAIVTVADDGGSSGVIRDYINVVPPGDIRNVLASLSDLPKVDLDVFQYRFKTNDDFFSGHAIGNLIIAALTEMSPNIFDAVQELSKMMQVDGHVYPASNTKLTLHAEFTDGTKLAGEHEITHSGKHVKRVWVTDSDNPDEEPKSVISVIASIMQADVVVLGPGSLFTSILPNLMISDIGEAVKQTSAEVVYICNIMTQIGETEGFTDADHVRVLNRHLGGNFIDTVLVNTRKIPEGYMDHKKYDEYVNQVKTDFVGLRNMGCKVIQDDFLSLHDKGAFHDGEKVAKEIINLSLQSGNRKNEVRR from the coding sequence ATGGCAACAAATAGGATAGTTCGGGTTGTTAAAGGACGTCGTCCAAGAGTTGTAGTTATAGGTGGGGGTACTGGTTTACCAGTTGTATTAAACAGTTTAAGAAATATGGATGCTAATATAACCGCAATTGTTACTGTTGCTGATGATGGGGGATCATCTGGTGTCATTCGTGATTATATTAACGTTGTCCCTCCTGGGGATATTCGAAATGTTTTAGCATCCTTATCAGATTTACCAAAGGTAGATTTAGATGTCTTCCAATATCGCTTTAAAACCAATGATGATTTCTTCTCAGGTCATGCGATTGGAAATCTAATTATTGCTGCTTTAACGGAAATGTCACCTAATATTTTTGACGCCGTACAAGAACTATCTAAAATGATGCAAGTTGATGGTCACGTTTATCCAGCAAGTAATACGAAGTTAACGTTGCATGCTGAATTTACTGATGGCACAAAATTGGCTGGAGAGCATGAAATTACTCATTCTGGTAAACATGTTAAGCGGGTTTGGGTCACTGATTCAGACAATCCTGATGAGGAACCAAAGTCGGTTATTTCAGTCATTGCTTCCATTATGCAAGCAGATGTTGTTGTTTTAGGTCCTGGTAGTTTATTTACCAGCATTTTGCCTAACTTGATGATCAGTGATATCGGTGAGGCAGTTAAACAAACTTCAGCAGAAGTCGTTTATATTTGTAATATCATGACACAGATCGGTGAAACGGAAGGTTTTACTGATGCTGATCATGTCCGAGTTTTAAATCGTCATTTAGGCGGTAACTTTATTGATACCGTTTTGGTTAATACACGAAAAATTCCTGAAGGTTATATGGATCATAAAAAATATGATGAATATGTCAATCAGGTCAAGACTGACTTTGTTGGTCTAAGAAATATGGGATGCAAAGTTATTCAAGATGACTTCTTATCACTCCATGATAAAGGTGCATTCCACGATGGAGAAAAGGTTGCTAAGGAAATAATTAATCTTTCCTTACAGTCAGGAAATAGAAAGAATGAGGTGAGACGGTAG
- the whiA gene encoding DNA-binding protein WhiA, which translates to MVSYASEVKQELTKLVVHPEHARVELSALLRMNGSLSLQNHHFVLTAQTENAAIARRIFSLIKQKYGMESELLVRKKMKLKKNNQYLVRLKHDTNKVLTDLDILDESGLSINTDVPEEVLNEDQRMRSYLRGAFLATGSVNNPETSRYHLEIYSLYETHNEGIAQMMNYFHLNARTTKRRNGYIVYLKEAEKIADFLQLIGATNSMLKFEDIRIVRDMRNSVNRLVNCENANINKTVAAAERQIENIKHLQATVGLDSLPDKLREIAVLRLENPEVSLKELGDMVPSGPISKSGINHRLRKLNQLAEVG; encoded by the coding sequence GTGGTTTCTTACGCAAGTGAGGTCAAACAAGAACTCACAAAATTAGTGGTTCATCCTGAGCACGCACGAGTTGAATTATCAGCTTTGTTACGAATGAATGGCTCATTAAGCTTACAAAATCATCACTTCGTCTTAACCGCACAAACTGAGAACGCTGCAATTGCCAGAAGAATTTTTTCTTTGATCAAGCAAAAGTATGGTATGGAATCAGAATTACTTGTGCGTAAAAAGATGAAATTGAAAAAGAATAATCAATACTTGGTTCGTTTAAAGCATGATACGAATAAAGTTTTGACTGATTTAGATATTTTGGATGAATCTGGCTTGTCAATCAATACAGATGTACCCGAAGAAGTTTTAAATGAAGATCAACGGATGCGTTCATATCTGCGTGGAGCCTTTTTGGCTACTGGTAGTGTGAATAATCCGGAAACTTCACGTTACCATTTGGAAATTTATTCATTATACGAAACTCATAATGAGGGAATCGCTCAGATGATGAACTATTTTCATTTGAATGCCCGGACGACCAAACGTCGTAATGGCTACATTGTCTACTTGAAGGAAGCTGAAAAGATTGCTGATTTCTTGCAGTTGATTGGCGCTACTAATTCAATGTTGAAATTCGAAGATATCCGCATCGTCCGTGATATGAGAAACTCAGTTAACCGTCTAGTTAATTGCGAAAATGCTAATATCAATAAGACAGTGGCTGCGGCTGAACGTCAAATTGAAAATATTAAGCATTTGCAAGCAACGGTTGGCTTGGATTCACTTCCTGATAAATTACGTGAAATTGCGGTTTTACGTTTGGAAAATCCTGAAGTTTCTTTGAAAGAATTAGGCGATATGGTTCCAAGTGGACCTATTTCTAAGTCTGGAATCAATCACCGTTTAAGAAAATTGAATCAATTAGCTGAGGTAGGATAG
- a CDS encoding DHA2 family efflux MFS transporter permease subunit — MNKGEIKNSLARKLFIITLLSGTFTMSISQSSLSTAYPTLMKFFGVTAPTIQWLTTGFMLIMCIMMPISPWLLNNFSFKKIFLSVVAIFAIGTFVIIIAPNFPIAMLGRALEAIGVGVLFPSFQSVLMSITPENNRGATMGYAGLVMGSALASGPIISGIVLNFLQWQGLFVIFLLIMVVIFISGLFNIKDVMPRHKATLDLLSTVYLLGVIGLLYVVNQAGATKSFSTNLIILLVISLLLTTLFIHRQLTKKEPLLDLKVMKNFNFDLAVLLTGFSYISLIVITIIYPLYYQNILHTSVLMSGLALVPPAIVLSILNPLTGKLADRIGFKSTLITGMSMIVVGWFLLFVIHTKLTIWPMIVIATLIEGGNAFVMMPATTLGGNSLSEELLPHGTAIITTVRQLLGSLGVSLATLILVTTNQNHHLPANTGLIGYQKVFAFFFGMAILGFIFALLIKNNKKAA, encoded by the coding sequence ATGAACAAGGGTGAAATTAAAAATAGCCTAGCACGCAAGTTATTCATTATAACTTTGTTGTCCGGAACCTTCACAATGTCGATCAGCCAATCTTCTCTTTCAACGGCTTATCCAACATTAATGAAATTCTTCGGCGTGACTGCACCAACGATTCAATGGTTAACAACTGGCTTTATGTTGATTATGTGTATCATGATGCCAATCAGTCCTTGGCTATTAAACAATTTTTCGTTTAAGAAAATCTTTTTAAGTGTCGTAGCAATTTTTGCCATTGGTACTTTTGTTATCATCATTGCACCAAACTTTCCAATCGCCATGCTAGGTCGAGCTTTAGAAGCTATCGGTGTCGGGGTTTTATTTCCATCGTTTCAATCCGTATTAATGTCCATCACACCAGAAAATAACCGTGGTGCCACGATGGGATATGCTGGTCTAGTCATGGGATCGGCTCTAGCTAGTGGTCCCATCATTTCTGGGATTGTTTTAAACTTTTTACAATGGCAAGGACTATTTGTCATTTTTCTATTGATTATGGTTGTTATTTTTATTAGTGGTCTATTCAATATCAAAGACGTTATGCCACGTCACAAAGCAACCTTAGATTTACTTTCAACTGTCTATCTACTTGGTGTGATTGGTTTACTTTATGTAGTTAATCAAGCAGGAGCAACTAAAAGTTTCAGCACCAATTTAATTATCCTATTGGTAATCAGTTTACTTTTAACGACTTTATTTATTCATCGTCAATTAACCAAAAAAGAACCCTTACTCGATTTGAAAGTTATGAAAAACTTCAACTTCGATTTAGCCGTCCTACTAACCGGATTCTCATATATTTCGTTAATTGTCATAACAATTATTTATCCACTTTATTACCAAAATATTTTACACACCTCAGTTTTAATGTCTGGATTAGCACTAGTTCCACCAGCCATTGTCCTCAGTATTCTTAATCCATTAACTGGTAAATTAGCTGATCGTATTGGCTTCAAATCAACCTTGATTACTGGTATGTCAATGATTGTCGTCGGGTGGTTCTTGTTGTTCGTCATTCATACAAAGTTAACCATTTGGCCAATGATTGTAATTGCAACATTAATTGAAGGTGGAAATGCCTTCGTTATGATGCCAGCTACAACCTTAGGTGGCAATTCATTGTCGGAAGAACTATTACCGCACGGAACAGCTATCATTACAACCGTTCGTCAATTACTCGGATCTTTAGGTGTCAGTTTGGCAACCTTGATTCTAGTCACAACCAATCAAAATCATCACCTACCTGCCAATACCGGTTTAATTGGCTATCAAAAAGTCTTTGCCTTCTTCTTCGGCATGGCAATTCTCGGATTCATCTTTGCTTTGTTGATTAAGAATAATAAAAAGGCAGCGTAA
- a CDS encoding MarR family winged helix-turn-helix transcriptional regulator yields MPNLLKQKNAAGKLIEFGMVRHVADKVTHRNSDEEGKFMFQGQGKILLALSQTDGLSQKELATRLDLTAQSTAEFVNKLVKKGLVTKEKSTTDRRMTIIRITDLGRQTTTMESAVPEFLNALTDEELDQFANILTKINTHLYAEIDNADHQNIFSKSKQMIKDGIRDWFL; encoded by the coding sequence ATGCCTAATCTACTAAAACAAAAAAACGCTGCTGGTAAGCTGATAGAATTCGGTATGGTCCGTCACGTTGCTGACAAAGTCACACACAGAAACTCCGACGAAGAGGGAAAATTTATGTTTCAAGGCCAAGGAAAGATTTTACTGGCCTTATCACAAACTGACGGTCTATCACAAAAGGAATTAGCCACTCGGCTGGATTTAACTGCCCAATCGACTGCTGAATTCGTTAATAAATTGGTCAAAAAAGGACTGGTCACAAAGGAAAAATCCACGACCGACCGCAGAATGACTATTATTCGGATAACTGATTTGGGTCGGCAAACCACCACTATGGAATCTGCTGTACCAGAATTTTTAAACGCTCTAACTGACGAAGAACTTGATCAATTTGCTAACATTTTAACCAAAATAAATACTCACCTGTATGCAGAAATTGATAATGCCGACCATCAAAATATTTTCAGTAAATCCAAACAGATGATTAAAGATGGTATCCGTGATTGGTTTCTATAA
- a CDS encoding ATP-binding cassette domain-containing protein encodes MTVNNAIEVSHLTKKFNDKIAVNDISFDVKQGEVFGLLGPNGAGKTTTLRMITTLLKSSSGTVKIFGHDTASEGKLARSMFGLTGQYASVDEDISARENLMIFSRLNGLSRMESKKRTEELLEEFSLVNSADKSLKDFSGGMRRRLDLAVSLITRPALIFLDEPTTGLDPRTRTQMWDTIRNLVKQGSTIVLTTQYLDEADQLADRVAVIDHGKLVKIGTPQELKQQIGGTDLSFTVRDKSQVNSATRLVEDKLKTASRLTGQRLSTNLSDIGQLATLLTAFQQNKISISDLTVQEPSLDDVFMNLTVGKN; translated from the coding sequence ATGACAGTAAATAATGCGATAGAAGTTAGCCATTTAACAAAAAAATTTAACGATAAAATAGCAGTCAATGATATTTCTTTTGATGTAAAACAGGGAGAGGTATTTGGACTTTTGGGGCCAAACGGTGCCGGGAAAACCACTACCTTGAGAATGATAACGACCTTATTGAAATCTAGTAGCGGTACTGTAAAGATTTTTGGTCACGATACGGCCAGTGAAGGGAAGTTAGCTAGATCGATGTTTGGATTGACAGGTCAATATGCGTCAGTTGATGAAGATATTTCTGCTAGAGAAAATTTAATGATTTTTTCACGCTTAAATGGTCTTTCACGAATGGAATCAAAAAAGCGTACTGAAGAACTATTAGAGGAATTTTCGTTAGTTAATTCGGCTGACAAGTCATTGAAAGATTTTTCTGGTGGGATGCGTCGGAGATTGGATTTAGCAGTCAGTTTAATCACACGTCCAGCCTTAATCTTTCTAGATGAACCAACGACGGGACTAGATCCTCGTACAAGAACCCAGATGTGGGACACGATTAGGAATTTGGTTAAGCAAGGGTCAACGATAGTTCTGACAACACAGTATCTTGATGAGGCAGATCAATTGGCGGATAGAGTTGCAGTCATTGATCATGGCAAGTTGGTGAAAATTGGAACACCGCAAGAGCTTAAACAGCAAATTGGTGGAACTGATTTGAGCTTTACGGTTCGAGATAAGAGTCAAGTTAATTCAGCCACAAGATTAGTGGAAGATAAATTAAAAACAGCTAGTCGCCTTACAGGTCAGCGTTTGAGCACTAATTTATCGGACATTGGGCAATTAGCAACATTATTAACAGCTTTTCAACAAAATAAAATTTCAATCAGTGATTTAACTGTTCAAGAACCATCATTAGATGATGTATTTATGAATCTAACAGTTGGCAAAAATTAG
- a CDS encoding ABC transporter permease encodes MDVQTHRGNLIMNTATMAYRNLLKTFHNPDRMMDVIVQPIMFMLMFGYLFGGAIAGNVQNYLPTIVPGILIQTMLSASSGSGSQIREDLDSGVYDRFKSLPMAHIAPLAGQLFADILRLSIATITSLTTGYIMGWRPAAGFGGIVVSGLLAIFIGWAMSWIFALLGMLAKSATTVESFSLMIMLTLSFLSNAFIPIHTLSKTMQMIAYMNPITYVIIAIRQILATGRWTNEAFLVLIFGIMIVFVFAPLTVCAYNRN; translated from the coding sequence ATGGATGTACAAACACACCGTGGCAATTTAATTATGAATACAGCAACAATGGCATATCGAAACTTATTAAAAACATTTCATAATCCTGACAGAATGATGGACGTTATTGTTCAACCAATCATGTTTATGTTGATGTTTGGCTATTTATTTGGGGGTGCGATTGCGGGTAACGTACAAAACTATTTGCCTACAATTGTTCCAGGGATTTTGATTCAAACAATGCTTTCGGCATCTTCAGGTTCAGGATCACAAATCAGAGAGGATTTAGATTCTGGGGTATATGACCGTTTCAAATCATTACCAATGGCTCACATTGCACCTTTAGCCGGTCAATTATTTGCCGATATTCTTAGATTATCGATTGCTACTATAACTTCATTAACAACCGGTTATATTATGGGATGGCGACCAGCAGCCGGTTTCGGTGGAATTGTAGTTAGTGGCTTGCTTGCAATCTTTATTGGTTGGGCTATGTCCTGGATCTTTGCTCTACTGGGAATGCTTGCTAAGAGTGCCACAACTGTTGAGAGCTTCTCGTTAATGATTATGTTGACATTGTCATTTTTATCAAATGCATTCATTCCGATTCATACTTTGTCAAAAACTATGCAAATGATTGCTTATATGAATCCAATTACTTATGTAATTATTGCCATTAGACAAATTTTAGCAACAGGGCGTTGGACTAATGAAGCTTTCTTGGTCTTGATTTTTGGAATTATGATTGTATTTGTCTTTGCTCCTTTGACTGTTTGTGCTTACAACCGTAATTAA
- the clpP gene encoding ATP-dependent Clp endopeptidase proteolytic subunit ClpP, whose translation MLVPTVIEQSSRGERAYDIYSRLLKDRIIMLSGEVNSQMANTVIAELLFLDAQDSDKDISMYINSPGGSVTDGLAIVDTMNFVKSDVQTIATGLAASMGSVILSSGTKGKRFALPNSTVLIHQPLGGAQGQQTEIEIAAQEILKTRKRLNHMLADNSGQSFEKLQKDTDRDNYMTAQEAKDYGLIDDIMTNKAGK comes from the coding sequence ATGTTAGTTCCTACAGTTATTGAACAAAGTTCACGTGGCGAACGTGCCTATGATATTTACTCAAGATTATTAAAAGATAGAATCATCATGTTATCTGGTGAGGTTAACAGTCAAATGGCTAATACAGTCATTGCCGAATTACTATTCCTAGATGCTCAAGATTCTGACAAGGATATTTCAATGTACATCAACTCACCCGGTGGTTCTGTTACTGACGGATTAGCTATTGTTGATACAATGAACTTTGTCAAATCTGATGTTCAAACTATCGCTACAGGATTGGCTGCATCAATGGGATCAGTTATCTTGTCATCAGGTACAAAGGGCAAACGTTTTGCACTTCCAAATTCAACTGTTCTTATTCACCAACCATTAGGTGGCGCACAAGGTCAACAGACAGAAATTGAAATTGCTGCTCAAGAAATTTTGAAGACAAGAAAGAGATTAAACCACATGTTGGCTGATAACTCTGGCCAATCATTTGAAAAACTTCAAAAGGATACTGATCGTGATAACTACATGACAGCCCAAGAAGCTAAAGATTATGGTTTGATCGATGATATTATGACAAACAAAGCTGGTAAGTAA
- a CDS encoding site-specific integrase, which yields MSSITQYKTKAGKTFYRVQYTIGVDPLTGKKKRTQKRGLKTQREAKLFLAKQMVDIDKHGFAENQKVKYQDVYDYFMKSYKSTVKESTLNRVQGLFKYHILPLLGNKSIKKITIPMCQEMVNKWSVDLVDFRKVVSYAGMVFKEAKRLRIIYDNPMELVVLPKDKAERHKLSDDKFWDRNELNLFLRKSYETYHGRNNKAVTLFRLLAFTGARKGEILALQISDFDYTDRTLLINKTVTRAIDNKQKIGTPKTIGGYRTLGLDKTTADMLNNWINELHRKLKFLGIETSDDEQLIFPNTKNKLLSLMKPNKWMQHIIDTCNKHRDSDSKLKRITPHGIRHTWATIALESKKMTLKQVQQQLGDSDINVVLNTYAHVTKQTSKETIDSFTAYLKPKKK from the coding sequence ATGAGTTCAATTACACAATACAAAACAAAAGCTGGTAAAACATTTTATCGTGTTCAATATACGATTGGTGTTGATCCATTAACTGGAAAAAAGAAACGTACACAAAAGCGTGGTTTGAAAACACAAAGAGAAGCTAAATTATTTTTAGCAAAACAGATGGTTGATATAGATAAACACGGATTTGCTGAAAATCAAAAGGTTAAGTATCAGGACGTTTATGACTACTTTATGAAGTCATATAAGAGTACCGTAAAAGAAAGTACATTAAATCGTGTTCAGGGACTGTTTAAGTACCACATATTACCTTTGCTAGGTAATAAGTCTATAAAAAAAATAACCATTCCTATGTGTCAGGAAATGGTTAATAAATGGTCTGTTGACCTTGTTGACTTTAGAAAAGTTGTCAGCTATGCCGGCATGGTATTTAAAGAAGCTAAACGCTTGAGAATCATCTATGATAATCCAATGGAATTAGTTGTACTTCCAAAGGATAAAGCGGAACGTCATAAGCTAAGCGATGATAAGTTTTGGGATAGAAATGAATTAAATCTCTTTCTTAGAAAATCATACGAAACTTATCATGGCAGAAATAACAAAGCCGTTACTTTGTTTCGACTGCTTGCTTTTACTGGTGCTCGTAAAGGCGAAATATTAGCTTTACAAATATCCGATTTCGACTACACCGATAGAACTCTGTTAATCAATAAAACTGTGACTAGGGCTATTGATAACAAGCAAAAAATTGGTACCCCAAAAACTATCGGAGGATATAGAACTTTAGGGTTGGACAAAACCACTGCCGACATGTTAAATAATTGGATCAATGAACTACACAGGAAATTAAAATTCCTTGGCATTGAAACATCTGATGATGAGCAATTGATTTTTCCAAACACTAAAAACAAGCTTTTATCCTTGATGAAACCAAACAAATGGATGCAGCATATCATCGATACGTGCAATAAACACCGTGATAGCGATTCTAAGCTTAAAAGAATCACGCCACATGGAATTAGGCACACATGGGCAACGATTGCCCTAGAGTCCAAAAAAATGACTCTCAAACAAGTTCAGCAACAACTTGGTGACAGTGATATAAATGTGGTACTTAATACCTATGCTCATGTTACCAAACAAACAAGCAAGGAAACAATAGATAGTTTTACTGCATATTTAAAGCCTAAGAAAAAGTGA
- a CDS encoding zinc ribbon domain-containing protein translates to MNDISITIKTPFTTAIDTKESEILINRSGVDSVVEYGPDKHQDIQYSDIKSIDFKPVDETDGYIKIMGLENATVPFDNAELNSKMQSLSDFLNGKITNYMDSGQAQGNSEFEYCYNCGSKIPKGIQFCPNCGADQYNKNAVSNQSNTTSNAWGIWLTIGWICFAIALIPKLSIFQLSAFVIGLTVQFKYGHKVAGMALWITSLVIFILSFMFGFMLGYYYGI, encoded by the coding sequence ATGAACGATATATCAATAACAATTAAAACACCATTCACAACTGCAATTGATACTAAGGAATCTGAAATTTTAATTAACAGATCAGGTGTTGATTCAGTAGTTGAATATGGTCCAGACAAACACCAAGATATTCAATATAGCGATATTAAAAGTATTGATTTTAAACCTGTTGATGAAACTGATGGTTATATCAAAATAATGGGTTTAGAAAATGCTACTGTACCTTTTGACAATGCTGAACTTAATTCAAAAATGCAGTCTTTATCAGATTTTTTAAATGGCAAAATAACGAATTATATGGACTCTGGACAGGCACAGGGAAACAGTGAATTTGAATACTGTTATAACTGTGGTTCAAAGATACCTAAAGGAATCCAATTTTGTCCTAATTGTGGAGCAGATCAATACAACAAAAACGCTGTATCTAATCAATCCAATACAACCTCAAATGCTTGGGGAATTTGGCTAACTATTGGTTGGATATGCTTTGCAATAGCCTTAATACCAAAATTGAGCATTTTTCAACTATCAGCTTTTGTAATTGGTTTAACTGTTCAATTTAAATATGGACATAAAGTAGCTGGTATGGCTTTATGGATAACTTCTCTAGTTATTTTCATACTCTCATTTATGTTTGGATTTATGCTTGGATATTATTATGGCATTTAA
- a CDS encoding M48 family metalloprotease, giving the protein MSDVTTYLLNYALDHHIGFELLNGIDSDWPSLAIPERNMMFINTNWYKQEELPMVVAHEIGHMLNGDSCYMYDKSSVGKINAESAANKVAIDLLLQYCKDCDIHFNSYIMFIQQFCIPLRYEYIAKRKMAVM; this is encoded by the coding sequence ATGAGTGATGTTACAACTTACTTACTGAATTACGCACTAGATCATCACATAGGATTCGAATTACTTAATGGAATAGATTCTGATTGGCCTTCCTTAGCTATACCAGAACGTAACATGATGTTTATTAATACGAATTGGTACAAGCAAGAGGAACTACCAATGGTTGTGGCTCATGAGATTGGCCACATGCTTAATGGTGATTCTTGCTATATGTATGACAAGTCTAGTGTGGGAAAAATTAATGCTGAAAGTGCTGCTAATAAGGTAGCGATAGACTTATTACTACAATATTGTAAAGATTGCGATATCCACTTCAATAGCTATATTATGTTCATTCAGCAATTCTGTATTCCATTGAGATATGAATACATTGCCAAAAGAAAAATGGCTGTAATGTGA
- a CDS encoding helix-turn-helix domain-containing protein — protein MTVFERTKNMAKKRGISLQETAAKAGLGLNSIYGWKKKEPSIGRLAKVADVLHVSVDYLLGKTDDPSTSSKSKKVDIKDAMQDDYTIMSYGGREIPPEELEMIRRILDGGK, from the coding sequence ATGACAGTATTCGAACGTACTAAAAATATGGCAAAAAAAAGAGGCATTAGCTTACAAGAAACAGCAGCTAAAGCTGGTCTAGGTTTAAATAGTATTTATGGATGGAAAAAGAAAGAACCTAGTATAGGTAGACTTGCTAAAGTGGCTGACGTTTTACATGTATCTGTGGATTACCTTTTGGGAAAGACTGATGATCCAAGTACTAGTTCTAAGTCTAAAAAGGTAGACATTAAAGATGCTATGCAAGATGATTACACCATCATGAGTTATGGTGGTAGAGAAATACCACCGGAGGAATTAGAAATGATTAGGCGTATCTTAGACGGGGGAAAATAA
- a CDS encoding helix-turn-helix domain-containing protein, whose product MPEQQFAEYAHEIESTIKIGLFKRNMTQKELAELIHANPQQLNRAIKGDMTPKSRELREQVARVLNL is encoded by the coding sequence ATGCCAGAACAACAATTCGCAGAATATGCTCATGAAATTGAAAGCACAATCAAAATTGGACTTTTTAAAAGAAATATGACTCAAAAAGAGTTAGCTGAATTGATTCATGCTAATCCACAGCAACTAAATAGAGCCATTAAAGGCGACATGACACCCAAGTCACGTGAGTTACGTGAACAAGTAGCACGAGTTTTAAATCTATAA